One Coffea arabica cultivar ET-39 chromosome 5e, Coffea Arabica ET-39 HiFi, whole genome shotgun sequence DNA segment encodes these proteins:
- the LOC113722751 gene encoding receptor kinase-like protein Xa21, with amino-acid sequence MSNKLSNLQYFNIYHNFLSGVIPSFISNASQLVTLSLDNNELTGSIPDSLGSLRNLEFLNLAFNKLSSDPSSPELSIFTFLMTWRFLRYLGVDQNPLNGFLPASFSNYSTLEHLNAFSCKIKGNIPVGISNLSSLLVLDFSGNELIGFVPRTIHRLTNLQELTLDFNQIRDVLDIFCGLHSLGLLQLSQNQIFGSIPECLGNMTNLRQIFLGSNRLTSMIPATLLSMKDLQILNLSSNFLSGSLPLEIGNLKEAYSLDISSNQLSDKIPTTIGELQVLQSLSLAKNNLQGSIPESISNMLSLEFLDLSHNYISGAIPKSLQTLKVLMEFNVSFNRLSGEIPQGGPFKYFTGQLFMNNEALCGDPRLGVPPCQCNSRKRKVLVISLSVIAAIMIIAIVAILVLRWLKEPKGSGGTELMSVAKYERFSYYDLLHSTDNYSESNLLGEGSFGSVYKGILNDGIAVAIKVFNLQVEGALKSFDRECEVLRSLRHRNLTMVLGSCSNPDFKALVLKYMPNGNLDKWLHFRDHFLDLFQRVNIMIDVACALEYLHYGYDTPVVHCDLKPSNILLDEDMVAHVSDFGISKMFGEGESILHTNTLATLGYIAPEYGSEGVVSTRIDVYSFGIVLIETFSRMKPSDEMFSGDLSLRSWVEDCLPDALQVVDANLIRPEDEHFTHKLKCVLLIMNLALNCCRESLGERMNMKDVLANLKKIKQQLLLIPTVRP; translated from the exons ATGAGTAATAAGCTAAGCAATCTGCAGTATTTTAATATTTACCATAATTTCTTGAGTGGAGTTATACCTAGCTTCATCTCAAATGCTTCTCAGCTAGTTACTTTGTCGCTTGACAATAATGAGCTTACAGGTTCAATCCCCGACTCTTTAGGAAGTTTAAGAAATCTAGAATTTCTAAACTTGGCTTTCAACAAGCTGTCAAGTGATCCCTCATCTCCAGAATTAAGCATTTTCACTTTCTTGATGACTTGGAGATTCTTGAGATATCTAGGAGTGGATCAGAATCCTCTAAATGGTTTTCTACCTGCTTCTTTTTCTAACTATTCGACTCTTGAACACTTGAATGCATTCAGTTGTAAAATCAAAGGAAACATCCCAGTCGGAATCAGCAATTTGAGCAGTTTACTAGTTCTAGATTTTTCAGGTAATGAATTGATTGGATTTGTACCAAGAACTATCCATAGGTTGACAAATCTTCAGGAGTTGACATTGGACTTCAATCAAATAAGAGATGTCTTGGATATTTTTTGCGGACTGCATAGTTTGGGTTTGTTACAATTGAGTCAAAATCAAATCTTTGGTAGTATTCCAGAATGCTTAGGAAATATGACAAATTTGAGACAGATTTTTCTAGGCTCCAATAGGTTGACTTCCATGATACCTGCTACCCTACTGAGCATGAAAGATCTCCAAATTCTCAATCTGTCATCAAATTTCTTAAGTGGATCGCTACCTTTAGAGATCGGGAATCTCAAAGAAGCATATAGTTTGGATATCTCGTCTAATCAATTATCAGACAAAATCCCTACAACAATTGGAGAGCTACAAGTTTTACAGAGCCTTTCGTTGGCAAAAAATAATTTGCAGGGTTCTATACCAGAATCAATAAGTAATATGCTCAGCTTGGAATTCTTGGACCTTTCACACAATTATATCTCTGGTGCGATACCCAAGTCATTGCAAACACTTAAGGTTCTCATGGAATTTAACGTTTCTTTTAATAGATTAAGCGGCGAAATTCCTCAAGGTGGTCCCTTCAAATACTTTACAGGTCAATTGTTCATGAACAATGAAGCACTCTGTGGTGACCCAAGGCTTGGTGTTCCACCATGTCAGTGtaattcaagaaaaagaaaggtaCTTGTCATTAGTCTATCAGTGATTGCAGCAATAATGATAATAGCAATTGTAGCAATATTGGTTCTAAGGTGGTTGAAGGAGCCAAAGGGTTCAGGTGGAACAGAGTTGATGTCAGTGGCAAAATATGAAAGATTTTCCTACTATGACCTTTTGCACTCAACTGATAACTATAGTGAAAGCAATTTGCTTGGAGAAGGGAGCTTTGGTTCTGTTTACAAAGGTATCCTAAATGATGGCATTGCTGTGGCTATCAAGGTATTCAACTTGCAAGTGGAAGGTGCATTAAAAAGCTTTGATAGAGAATGCGAGGTACTAAGGAGTTTACGCCATCGAAATCTTACAATGGTGCTCGGTAGCTGCTCCAACCCTGATTTTAAAGCCTTGGTACTCAAATACATGCCTAATGGGAATCTTGATAAGTGGTTGCACTTTCGTGACCATTTCTTAGATCTATTTCAAAGAGTAAATATAATGATTGATGTTGCTTGTGCATTGGAATATCTACATTATGGTTATGATACTCCTGTGGTACATTGTGACCTAAAGCCTAGTAATATCTTGCTTGATGAAGATATGGTTGCTCATGTAAGTGATTTTGGTATATCAAAAATGTTTGGCGAAGGAGAAAGTATTTTGCATACCAACACCCTCGCAACACTGGGATACATTGCACCAG AGTATGGATCAGAGGGGGTAGTTTCAACAAGAATTGATGTATATAGTTTTGGAATAGTTTTGATTGAAACTTTTTCCAGGATGAAGCCTAGTGATGAAATGTTTTCAGGAGATTTGAGCCTTAGAAGCTGGGTAGAAGATTGTCTTCCTGATGCACTTCAAGTCGTTGATGCAAACTTAATAAGGCCAGAGGATGAGCATTTCACTCACAAGCTAAAGTGTGTTTTATTGATCATGAATTTGGCTCTAAACTGCTGTAGAGAATCTCTAGGAGAAAGGATGAACATGAAAGATGTTTTAGCAAATTTGAAGAAGATTAAACAGCAGCTTCTTCTGATA CCAACTGTCAGACCTTGA
- the LOC140006857 gene encoding probable LRR receptor-like serine/threonine-protein kinase At3g47570, with amino-acid sequence MVDVASALEYLHFGYAKPVVHCDLKPSNILLDEHMIAHVSDFGIARFLDERNSVMHTKTLATLGYMAPEFGLKGLVSTRIDVYGFGIILMETFSRMKPSDEIFNEDLTLKNWIEESVPNATVQVIDGNLLRQQDEHFSEKLECVSMIFKLALSCCTECPQDRINMKEVVAALKKIKRQLDTLSDT; translated from the exons ATGGTGGATGTTGCTTCGGCATTGGAATATCTCCATTTTGGCTATGCAAAACCGGTGGTTCATTGTGATTTGAAGCCTAGTAACATATTGCTTGACGAACATATGATTGCGCATGTAAGTGATTTTGGTATTGCAAGATTCTTGGATGAGAGAAACAGTGTTATGCATACCAAGACCCTTGCAACACTTGGATATATGGCCCCAG AGTTTGGACTTAAAGGCCTAGTGTCAACAAGAATTGATGTGTACGGTTTTGGCATAATTTTGATGGAAACATTTTCAAGAATGAAGCCTAGTGATGAGATATTCAATGAAGATTTGACCCTGAAGAATTGGATAGAAGAATCTGTACCTAATGCAACAGTTCAGGTTATAGATGGCAACTTACTCAGGCAACAAGATGAGCATTTCAGTGAGAAATTGGAGTGTGTTTCAATGATCTTCAAATTAGCTCTAAGTTGCTGCACTGAATGCCCACAAGATCGGATCAATATGAAAGAAGTTGTGGCAGCGCTTAAGAAGATAAAACGTCAACTTGACACTTTATCGGATACCTGA
- the LOC140006858 gene encoding uncharacterized protein, whose translation MPRSCRTGDLVFDPEVEKTARRTRKETRQLREEHSSATSQRPESEVEPTDSFGNTSSDSDQEEFTMANAQTLRELAAPDLTQQPLCITFPALNDNIPFELKSGLIQLLPSFHGLSGEEPYKHLQEFDVVCNSMKPPGITEEQIKMRAFPFSLKDSAKDWLYYLSPGSITTWGQLKKKFLDKYFPASRAASLRKEICGIKQHPGESLYEYWERYKSLLRRCPHHQISEQLIIQYFYEGLIFRDRSLIDAASGGALVNKTPQEARELIEGMAENSQQFSTREDVPIRRVNEIETPSVQQQLNELTAFVRQQAVRNASQARVCGICTGIGHSADMCPMIQEETEEQVNMADHAPAARKQYDPYSSTYNPGWRDHPNLSYGGNRQSNFTPNRQSNFVPNKPPGYQQQYQPRPPPPPQSGSSTDEMLKQMMTTMAQNQQRTEAAIMQNQQKTDSEMQDIRNQIGQLATRMNRWESQNQGKLPSQPELNPKNVSAMTLRSGKEIQGPEPVIPKDKDD comes from the coding sequence ATGCCTCGATCTTGTCGCACAGGTGATTTGGTTTTTGATCCTGAGGTAGAGAAGACCGCGCGTAGAACGAGAAAGGAAACCAGACAGCTCAGAGAAGAGCACTCTAGTGCTACATCTCAAAGACCCGAGTCAGAAGTTGAACCAACAGATTCGTTTGGTAACACTTCGAGTGACTCTGACCAGGAGGAGTTCACCATGGCTAATGCacaaacattaagggagttggctgctcctgatttaacTCAGCAACCTTTGTGCATTACTTTCCCCGCTTTAAATGACAACATTccatttgaactaaaatctggtcTGATTCAGCTTTTACCCTCTTTTCATGGTTTATCAGGTGAAGAGCCGTATAAGCATCTACAGGAGTTTGATGTCGTTTGCAACAGTATGAAACCCCCGGGAATCACAgaagagcagataaaaatgagggcattccCCTTCTCCTTGAAAGATTCTGCGAAGGACTGGTTGTACTACCTGTCACCAGGTAGCATCACCACGTGGggccaattgaagaaaaaatttctggATAAATATTTTCCTGCGTCCAGGGCTGCGAgtctaaggaaagaaatttgTGGGATCAAGCAGCATCCCGGGGAGTCACTTTACGAGTATTGGGAACGGTATAAGAGCTTGTTGCGCAGGTGCCCCCATCACCAAATAAGTGAGCAGTTGATCATACAATATTTCTATGAGGGGCTCATTTTTAGAGACAGGAGCCTcattgatgctgcaagtggaggggcacTGGTGAACAAAACCCCTCAGGAAGCACGGGAGTTAATAGAGGGGATGGCAGAGAATTCACAGCAATTCAGTACGAGAGAGGATGTCCCAATACGTAGGGTGAATGAGATAGAGACACCCTCTGTGCAGCAGCAGCTAAATGAGTTGACTGCGTTCGTTAGGCAACAGGCTGTGAGAAATGCATCACAAGCCAGGGTATGCGGGATTTGCACTGGTATAGGTCACTCTGCAGACATGTGCCCAATGATTCAGGAAGAAACTGAGGAACAGGTGAACATGGCTGACCACGCGCCCGCGGCAAGGAAGCAGTACGACCCTTATTCAAGCACCTACAACCCCGGGTGGAGAGATCATCCCAACCTCAGTTATGGTGGGAATAGGCAATCCAACTTCACGCCGAACAGGCAGTCTAACTTTGTGCCGAATAAGCCACCAGGGTACCAGCAGCAATACCAACCCCGACCACCTCCGCCCCCTCAATCTGGTTCATCTACGGATGAGATGCTGAAACAAATGATGACAACCATGGCACAGaatcagcaaaggacggagGCAGCTATTATGCAAAATCAGCAGAAGACGGACTCCGAGATGCAGGACATAAGGAATCAGATAGGTCAACTGGCCACCAGAATGAACCGTTGGGAGTCCCAGAACCAAGGGAAGCTGCCATCTCAACCGGAGTTGAATCCGAAGAACGTGAGCGCAATGACCCTAAGGAGTGGGAAAGAAATTCAGGGGCCTGAACCTGTGATTCCCAAGGACAAGGATGACTAG